The uncultured Eubacteriales bacterium region TCATACCCGCCCCGGGGTCTGCACACCCTCATTACCGGCAGCGCAGGCGTTGGCAAGATACGTTTCGCCCGCCTGATGTACGAATACGCGGTGCAATTCGGCAAGCTTGCCGGCGACGCGCCCTTTCTCTCCTTCAACTGCCAGGACTACGCTGGCGCGCCCCAGCTCCTGATGGCCCAGCTCTTCGGACATGGGAAGGGTGCCGTGCCCGGTGTGGAAAAGAGCCGCCGGGGCCTCATCGAACAGGCTGCGGGCGGCATTCTCTATCTGGACGGCGTGCAGAAACTGCCACCAAAGGTACAGGAGCTGCTGGCTACCTTAATTGAGAAGAACACTTTCTCCCGTATGGGGGAGGCGTCGGTGACCCGCTCGGGGGATCTTATGCTCATCGCTGCGTCCACCGCGCCAACCGGCGCGGCGGAGATCGCCCAGTTCACCCGGAGTATGCCCGTGCTTATCCCCTTACCTGATCTTGGTGATCGGGGCCCGCTCGAGCTTCTGGAGCATCTGGTTCTCTTCTTCAGCCGGGAGGCCAAGGCCACCGGGGTGCCCTTTCGCATACACAAGGACATCTTGGCCTGCCTGGTCTCGGCTCCCTGCCCCGGCCAGATCGGAGAGCTGAAGAGCCGGGTAAAGATCATCTGCTCCCTTGCCTACCTGGAGTATGCCGGCAGCACCGCCCCCTCCGGCCTCATGGAGATCGGATACCGCCACCTGCCGGGTGCCGTGACGAGCCATCTTACCGGTGCGGCTGGCAGTCCGGAGGTGAACGCCCTCTTCTCCCGTTTCCGACAGGACTTTCTGCTCTTCACCCCCGGCGAATCTCCCACCCTTCCCCTCAGCCCCGCTGAGGAGGAGGAAAAGCCCCCGGACGCCGGGGAGCTCCCTGGCGGCGGGTGGAACGCTGAAAAGATGGACAGCTATATTGAGCGGTGTATTGGCCGCCTCCACACCGGGGACACCACTGCGGGTTTGAAAAACGTCCCCCCCGCCCTCTACGAGTGCGTCCAGCGGCTTTTTCTCAACCACCCGGCCTACCAGGCAGTGGGGCAAAACCCCGGCCTCCTCCATGGCTTTCTCCTCCATCTGAAGGGCGCGGTGGAGCGGTGCTCGGGCGGACTCCCTCCCGCTTCCAGCCCCAGGGGAGACCTCCGGTACACCAACCCCCAGGAGTACGCAGCGGCGGTTGAGCTGCGGGAGGCGCTGGTCCAAGCCATGGGAATCACCTTGCCCGAGGGGGAACTCGACTTCATTGCCATGTACCTCTACCTCGCCCTCAAGTGGGCGGGTGCCAGCCGGGTGGGGCTCCTCTGCGTGCTCCACGGAGAGGGGGTGGCCCAGGGGATGGCCGCCTATGTAAACAGCTCCTACGGCGCGCGGCTGGTCCGGGCCATCCCCTACGAGAACGCGACGGCGCTGGACCTACTCTTGGAGCAGGTGTCTCAGGCCGCCCACGAAGAGGATCAGGGGGCCGGTGTTCTGCTGATGACCGACCTAGAGCCCCTGACCGAGCTGCACCGCCATGTAGCCGCCTCCGGCATCCGGGCCGAGACCGTCTCCTCCATCTCCCTGCCTCTTATGCTGGATCTGACAGGGAAAGCCCTGCGGGGCGGCTTCTCCCTTCCCGCCCTGGCCGAGGCGGGCCGAAGGGCCGTCCCTGCGGCCGAAGGGACGATTGACGGCGCGCTGGGCTCCTCTTTCCTTACCCGCATCATCGATGAGATCCTCTCCACCTCCCTCACCTTTCTAAACCCCAGAAAGGCCGCGGAGACCCTGCTTCTGGTCCTAAGCAGCACCCTGACCGAGCTGGACCTGAGCTACTCTGACGAGATCGCCGTCAAATTCATCTTTCACTGCGCCCATATGCTGGAGCGGGTCATCCGGGGTGAGGCGCTGAAATACCCCGGCCTACGGGGATTCGTCAATGCCCATGGCGCACTGATGTTCCTGCTGGAGCGTCAGCTCGCCTATGCCGGGGAGGTCTTCGGCGTGACTATCCCCGCCTGCGAGCTGGCCTATGTCGCGGAGATCTTTCTGCCCTTCGCATCCTGACGCAGCCTCGGTATAAAAAGGGCTTGCCGCCCGTATCAACTGGCGGCAAGCCCTTTTCTTATCACGTTTTTAATCAAAAAATTCCTCAATTACCCCGAGGACGCCGTCCTTTTGCACGGTGGCTGCTACGGCGTCTGCGTGGGACTTTACGTAGTCGGAGGCGTTGCCCATGGCAACGCCCAAACCTGCCGCGGAGAGGAGCTCCACATCGTTCTCGCCGTCTCCCACCGCCACCAGCTCCTCCCACCCAAGGCCGATCCGCTCCAAGAGCGCGGCAGCTCCGCTGGCCTTGGTGTGTCCCTCCTGGCAGATGTCGTACACATCCTCGTCAAAGGCGGTGACGTGGAGGCCCAAAGCGGGGTCCTTGAAGACTGCCAGCTTGTCCGGCGGGAGGATGCCAAAAGCGGCGTAAGGCAGGCCCTCCAGGTGCCGGGTGCGGTCGGTGCCGTTGCGGAGGGTGACCATGTCCCCGTTCACCTCTTGGTAGAAGGGGCGGTAGACCTCGTCCCCCACGTACATATAATAGCTCTCCGGAAAGGCGAAACCCATGGCACAGCCCTCCCGGTCGGCCAGGGTTAGGATCGTGTCAAACTGCTCCCGGTTCATGGGGTGGTGAAAAAGCACCCGTCCATCCCCCGCCGCCACAAGGGCCCCATTGATACAGACATAGTAATCGGGCACAAAGCCGCCCATGACCTCGCTCCGGCAGGCCTTCAGAGTCCGCCCGGTGGCGAGCATCACCGTCACGCCACGCCGCCGCAGCTCCTCCAGCGCACGGGCCACCCGGGCGCTGGGCTGCTTGCGCTGGGCGCAGGTCAGGGTGCCGTCGACGTCAACCAGGAGGGCCCGGTATTTTCTCTCTCTTATCATAGCTACCTCTCGTCCAGTACGCTGTGATCTCCAAGGGCGGCCTCTACAATGGGCTGCCACGCCGTACCCGCCACGTTTTGGGCGGCCTTTTTAAGCCAGGTGTTTGCCTGCGTCTCCTCCCCGGCGAAGTGGCAGAGCTTGGCAAGGCGGTATTGCGTCACGCCCCGCTGCCCGCCCGACTGGGCCGTCTCCTGCTTTTCCAGCGCGGGGATGAGAGATACGTCCCTGTCCGCATAGACGCAGATCAGCAGCCGGGCGTCCGCTAGGATGGCCTTCAGTTTCTCGTCCGGCTCCTTCTCGAGTAGAGTTTCCAGCTTGACAAGGTAATCCCGCCCGGCATCGTATTCGCCCCGGGAGAGGTGAAAGCTCATGGCCTTCTGGCA contains the following coding sequences:
- a CDS encoding putative PTS system transcriptional activator (Evidence 3 : Function proposed based on presence of conserved amino acid motif, structural feature or limited homology) — translated: MSTQSKLSRQDRVLEELRRATAASLPAGVDALSGVDAAEAACTLALDRANVSKELNALCRAGQLIKLQGKPTRFLHRTVLAGAFPGCFLPSTVPLGTSLSQYLVQTAAPMARENELSGLERAIGANGSLRAAVEQAKAAVSYPPRGLHTLITGSAGVGKIRFARLMYEYAVQFGKLAGDAPFLSFNCQDYAGAPQLLMAQLFGHGKGAVPGVEKSRRGLIEQAAGGILYLDGVQKLPPKVQELLATLIEKNTFSRMGEASVTRSGDLMLIAASTAPTGAAEIAQFTRSMPVLIPLPDLGDRGPLELLEHLVLFFSREAKATGVPFRIHKDILACLVSAPCPGQIGELKSRVKIICSLAYLEYAGSTAPSGLMEIGYRHLPGAVTSHLTGAAGSPEVNALFSRFRQDFLLFTPGESPTLPLSPAEEEEKPPDAGELPGGGWNAEKMDSYIERCIGRLHTGDTTAGLKNVPPALYECVQRLFLNHPAYQAVGQNPGLLHGFLLHLKGAVERCSGGLPPASSPRGDLRYTNPQEYAAAVELREALVQAMGITLPEGELDFIAMYLYLALKWAGASRVGLLCVLHGEGVAQGMAAYVNSSYGARLVRAIPYENATALDLLLEQVSQAAHEEDQGAGVLLMTDLEPLTELHRHVAASGIRAETVSSISLPLMLDLTGKALRGGFSLPALAEAGRRAVPAAEGTIDGALGSSFLTRIIDEILSTSLTFLNPRKAAETLLLVLSSTLTELDLSYSDEIAVKFIFHCAHMLERVIRGEALKYPGLRGFVNAHGALMFLLERQLAYAGEVFGVTIPACELAYVAEIFLPFAS
- a CDS encoding putative Cof-like hydrolase (Evidence 3 : Function proposed based on presence of conserved amino acid motif, structural feature or limited homology), which encodes MIRERKYRALLVDVDGTLTCAQRKQPSARVARALEELRRRGVTVMLATGRTLKACRSEVMGGFVPDYYVCINGALVAAGDGRVLFHHPMNREQFDTILTLADREGCAMGFAFPESYYMYVGDEVYRPFYQEVNGDMVTLRNGTDRTRHLEGLPYAAFGILPPDKLAVFKDPALGLHVTAFDEDVYDICQEGHTKASGAAALLERIGLGWEELVAVGDGENDVELLSAAGLGVAMGNASDYVKSHADAVAATVQKDGVLGVIEEFFD
- a CDS encoding exported hypothetical protein (Evidence 5 : No homology to any previously reported sequences); translated protein: MDNLTFLYLALMIALVLGVLLLLRASQRGALEELAHTLARGDVERYLTMLGSRRLSLVLRKSTLALLRLEGHIRTGDVSEVAVDEKRLEQMRLRPGERLEYCQKAMSFHLSRGEYDAGRDYLVKLETLLEKEPDEKLKAILADARLLICVYADRDVSLIPALEKQETAQSGGQRGVTQYRLAKLCHFAGEETQANTWLKKAAQNVAGTAWQPIVEAALGDHSVLDER